Proteins encoded together in one Peribacillus asahii window:
- a CDS encoding Lrp/AsnC family transcriptional regulator: protein MHLNDQELELLRIIETNSRIETADLAKMTDLSEEDIQATLQKLEDMRIIVRYATLINWAKVDEYHGVTAMIDVKVTPKRGVGFDEVAQRIYRFKEVESVYLMSGAYDLSVIIEGRSMNEVAQFVSDKLSTLDSVISTTTHFILKKYKHDGTIFESTEKDKRIVVSP, encoded by the coding sequence ATGCACTTGAATGATCAAGAATTGGAACTACTACGAATTATTGAGACGAATAGCCGAATCGAAACAGCAGACTTGGCTAAAATGACCGATTTATCGGAAGAAGATATTCAAGCTACATTACAAAAACTTGAAGATATGCGTATCATCGTTCGCTATGCAACACTTATTAACTGGGCGAAAGTAGATGAATATCATGGCGTTACGGCGATGATCGATGTAAAGGTAACACCTAAGCGTGGAGTCGGCTTTGATGAAGTGGCCCAAAGAATATATCGGTTTAAGGAAGTAGAATCTGTTTATTTAATGTCAGGTGCCTACGATTTATCAGTTATTATTGAAGGCCGTTCTATGAACGAAGTTGCGCAATTTGTTTCTGATAAATTATCGACGTTAGATTCGGTTATTTCAACGACTACTCATTTTATTTTGAAAAAATATAAACATGATGGTACGATTTTTGAGTCAACTGAAAAAGATAAAAGAATTGTGGTGTCACCGTGA
- a CDS encoding ornithine--oxo-acid transaminase, with product MSLHDDSAQLISKTNQYGANNYHPLPIVISEAEGVWVKDPEGNRYLDMLSAYSAANQGHRHPKIIAALKNQADKVTLTSRAFHHDQLGPWYEKVAKLTHKEMILPMNTGAEAVETAMKAARRWAYDVKGVEPNQAEIIACMGNFHGRTLAAISLSSEEEYKRGFGPMLPGIKLIPYGDILALKTAITPHTAAFLFEPIQGEAGIRIPQPGFLKEAYAYCKQEQVLFIADEIQSGLGRTGKMFACDWEDVTPDMYILGKALGGGILPISCVAANKSILGVFTPGSHGSTFGGNPLACAVSIAALDVLVDEQLAQRSLELGQYFLNQLKKIKNSVVKEVRGRGLFIGIELNKPARPYCEKLKEEGILCKETHDTVIRFAPPLIVTKEELDWAFEKIKNVLKLL from the coding sequence ATGTCTCTTCATGACGATTCAGCGCAGTTGATTTCAAAAACGAATCAATATGGTGCCAATAATTACCATCCCTTACCAATTGTGATTTCTGAGGCTGAAGGAGTGTGGGTGAAAGACCCTGAGGGGAATCGTTATCTAGATATGTTAAGTGCCTATTCAGCTGCTAATCAAGGGCATCGCCATCCGAAGATTATTGCAGCGTTAAAAAACCAAGCGGATAAAGTTACTTTAACATCGCGCGCCTTCCATCATGATCAGCTTGGACCTTGGTATGAGAAGGTAGCTAAGCTCACCCATAAAGAAATGATATTACCGATGAATACAGGTGCCGAAGCAGTGGAAACGGCTATGAAGGCAGCGCGACGATGGGCATACGATGTCAAAGGAGTGGAGCCTAATCAAGCTGAAATTATTGCTTGTATGGGTAATTTTCATGGTCGAACCCTAGCAGCTATTTCGCTTTCTTCTGAAGAGGAATACAAACGAGGATTTGGCCCGATGCTTCCGGGAATTAAACTTATTCCATATGGAGATATATTAGCATTAAAAACCGCCATCACACCACATACAGCGGCTTTTTTATTTGAACCAATTCAAGGAGAAGCAGGGATTCGTATTCCACAACCGGGATTTTTAAAAGAGGCCTATGCTTATTGCAAGCAGGAACAAGTTTTATTCATTGCGGATGAAATTCAATCTGGTTTAGGAAGAACGGGGAAGATGTTTGCTTGTGATTGGGAGGATGTTACTCCAGATATGTATATATTAGGGAAAGCACTTGGAGGGGGAATACTCCCAATTTCATGTGTTGCCGCTAATAAATCGATTCTGGGGGTATTTACTCCTGGTTCGCATGGGTCTACGTTTGGAGGAAATCCGCTTGCATGTGCTGTTTCTATAGCGGCACTCGATGTGTTAGTGGACGAACAATTGGCTCAACGCTCGCTGGAACTTGGGCAATACTTTTTAAACCAGTTAAAGAAAATAAAAAATTCAGTTGTGAAAGAAGTACGAGGTCGAGGACTTTTTATTGGCATCGAATTAAACAAACCAGCTCGTCCTTATTGTGAAAAATTAAAAGAAGAAGGAATTCTTTGTAAAGAAACGCATGATACAGTCATTCGCTTTGCGCCTCCGCTTATTGTGACAAAGGAAGAACTGGATTGGGCGTTCGAGAAAATTAAAAACGTGTTGAAGTTACTCTAG
- the yugI gene encoding S1 domain-containing post-transcriptional regulator GSP13, with the protein MTQKFEIGAVVTGKVTGIQAYGAFVALDESTQGLVHISEVTHGFVKDINEHLKVGDEVQVKVLSIDEKAGKIGLSIRATEEAPERPAAPARKAAAPKKRQAAVTSYTESTEGFNTLKDKLQEWIEQSQREDLIKK; encoded by the coding sequence ATGACACAAAAATTCGAAATCGGTGCAGTTGTTACAGGAAAAGTTACAGGAATTCAAGCATACGGTGCGTTTGTTGCACTTGATGAATCAACTCAAGGATTAGTTCACATTTCTGAAGTTACTCACGGGTTTGTTAAGGACATTAACGAACACTTAAAAGTAGGCGATGAAGTACAAGTGAAAGTTCTTTCAATTGATGAAAAAGCTGGAAAAATTGGTTTATCAATCCGTGCTACAGAGGAAGCTCCAGAGCGTCCAGCAGCACCAGCTAGAAAAGCAGCAGCACCTAAGAAGCGTCAAGCAGCTGTAACTAGCTATACAGAGTCTACTGAAGGATTCAATACATTAAAAGACAAGCTTCAAGAGTGGATTGAACAATCTCAACGCGAAGATTTAATTAAAAAATAA
- a CDS encoding aminotransferase: protein MIKTSYISKTVQELKPSGIRKFFDLAANMEGVISLGVGEPDFVTSWSVREAAINSLEIGHTSYTANAGMLELREEIAHYMKSRFHVSYDPEEEIIVTVGASQGIDIALRTILNPGEEIIVVEPCFVAYAPIVTMAGGVPVTVQALPENDFKIKAEQIEELITPKTKALFICSPNNPTGTQLGKSDLEAIAEVVMKHDLLVISDEIYAELVYDEGYTSFAAIDGMLERTILLNGFSKAFAMTGWRLGFVCAPKEISQAMLKVHQYAIMCAPTMAQYAALEALQHGMSDVEDMRSSYRRRRNYIVKSFNEIGLDCHKPGGAFYAFPSIKKTGLSSQEFAERLLLEEKVAVVPGDVFGESGEGHIRCSYASSMEQLQEAIKRISRFMERFN from the coding sequence GTGATTAAAACAAGTTATATTTCTAAAACTGTTCAAGAGCTTAAACCATCAGGTATTCGAAAATTCTTTGATTTAGCGGCTAATATGGAAGGTGTTATTTCTTTAGGTGTAGGGGAGCCGGATTTTGTTACATCTTGGTCAGTAAGGGAAGCTGCGATTAATTCGTTAGAAATTGGCCATACATCCTACACGGCAAATGCCGGTATGTTGGAGTTGAGAGAAGAAATCGCTCATTATATGAAATCACGCTTTCATGTTTCTTATGACCCAGAGGAAGAAATTATTGTAACAGTTGGAGCGAGTCAAGGAATTGATATTGCCCTGCGAACGATTTTAAACCCTGGAGAAGAAATCATTGTAGTTGAGCCGTGCTTTGTGGCTTATGCACCAATCGTTACAATGGCAGGCGGAGTGCCTGTAACTGTTCAAGCTTTACCGGAGAATGATTTCAAAATTAAGGCTGAACAAATTGAAGAACTCATTACACCAAAAACAAAGGCTCTCTTTATTTGTTCACCGAATAACCCAACTGGTACACAACTGGGGAAATCGGACCTTGAAGCAATTGCTGAAGTTGTAATGAAACATGATTTATTAGTCATTTCGGATGAAATTTATGCAGAGCTTGTCTATGATGAGGGATACACGTCTTTTGCAGCTATCGATGGCATGCTAGAGAGGACAATTTTATTAAATGGATTTTCTAAAGCTTTTGCAATGACAGGCTGGCGTTTAGGATTTGTATGTGCGCCTAAAGAAATTAGCCAAGCGATGTTGAAAGTTCATCAGTATGCTATTATGTGTGCACCAACAATGGCACAATATGCAGCGTTAGAAGCTTTACAACATGGGATGTCTGATGTAGAAGATATGAGAAGCAGTTATCGTAGACGACGAAACTATATTGTAAAATCGTTTAATGAAATTGGTCTAGACTGTCATAAGCCAGGTGGAGCTTTCTATGCCTTCCCATCTATTAAAAAAACCGGTCTATCTTCTCAAGAATTTGCAGAGCGGCTTTTATTGGAAGAGAAAGTTGCGGTTGTTCCTGGAGATGTGTTTGGAGAAAGCGGTGAAGGACATATTCGTTGTTCGTATGCGTCTTCAATGGAACAACTTCAAGAAGCGATTAAGCGAATTTCTAGATTCATGGAGAGATTTAATTAA
- a CDS encoding sodium-dependent transporter translates to MNKSQEQWTSKLGFILAAAGSAIGIGVIWKFPYMVGTNGGGIFFLMFILFTLIIGAPILITEFIIGRRTQKDAVRAYKELAPGTPWTLIGYCGVIASIILLSFYSVVGGWILSYLIRSVTNSLSNLTQQQYGDLFNTIISNPYETVIAQLIFMLITIWVVQGGIQQGIEKASKYMMPALFILFLVLLVRSLTLDGAMEGVKFFLKPDTSVLSEQTVLLALGQAFFALSIGISVMVTYASYLNKNEDLTKSALSVVGLNIFIALLAGLVIFPAVFALGFDPASGPGLVFVVLPAVFNEIAFGSVFMFIFFILILFATLTSAFSILEIVVAAMVKGDEANRKKSSWVAGILVFIIGIPSALSFGVLSHITLFNKSIFDIADFLVSNIALPVGALFISLFVGFQLKRLHVEEEFLSGSSYGKKIFKVWYFLIRYIAPIAIAIVLLSSIGFI, encoded by the coding sequence ATGAACAAATCACAAGAGCAATGGACATCTAAGCTCGGCTTTATTCTCGCTGCAGCTGGATCAGCTATCGGGATTGGTGTTATATGGAAATTTCCTTATATGGTTGGAACCAATGGCGGCGGAATCTTTTTTCTGATGTTTATCTTATTCACCCTCATTATTGGTGCACCGATTTTAATTACTGAATTTATTATCGGAAGACGAACACAAAAAGATGCAGTACGAGCTTATAAAGAACTAGCACCAGGAACTCCATGGACCTTAATCGGTTATTGTGGCGTAATTGCTTCGATTATCCTGCTGTCATTTTACAGCGTTGTTGGCGGATGGATTCTTTCTTATCTTATCCGTAGTGTAACTAATTCACTTTCAAATTTAACACAACAGCAATACGGAGATTTATTTAACACGATTATTAGTAACCCTTATGAAACCGTTATCGCACAATTGATCTTTATGCTGATTACCATTTGGGTTGTCCAAGGCGGGATTCAACAAGGGATTGAAAAAGCAAGCAAATATATGATGCCAGCCCTATTCATTTTATTTCTGGTATTATTAGTCCGCTCCTTAACATTAGATGGGGCCATGGAAGGAGTCAAATTCTTCTTAAAGCCTGACACATCTGTTTTATCTGAGCAAACGGTTCTCCTCGCACTAGGACAAGCTTTTTTCGCCTTAAGTATTGGGATTTCAGTTATGGTGACATATGCCTCCTATTTAAATAAAAACGAAGACTTAACCAAATCAGCTTTATCCGTGGTAGGGTTGAATATTTTTATCGCTTTACTGGCGGGGCTGGTTATTTTCCCAGCGGTTTTCGCGCTTGGGTTTGATCCTGCAAGTGGTCCTGGGCTTGTTTTCGTTGTCTTACCAGCTGTTTTTAATGAAATTGCCTTTGGATCGGTATTCATGTTTATCTTCTTCATCTTAATCCTCTTTGCCACACTCACTTCTGCTTTTTCTATTTTAGAAATTGTTGTAGCTGCTATGGTGAAAGGAGATGAAGCAAACCGAAAAAAATCATCATGGGTTGCTGGTATTCTTGTATTCATTATTGGAATTCCAAGTGCGCTTTCCTTTGGTGTTTTAAGCCATATTACCTTATTTAATAAATCCATTTTTGATATAGCTGACTTCCTTGTCAGCAATATTGCCTTACCAGTAGGAGCCCTATTTATTTCTCTATTTGTCGGCTTCCAACTAAAAAGACTACACGTTGAAGAAGAATTCCTATCTGGTTCTTCATATGGAAAGAAAATCTTTAAAGTGTGGTATTTTTTAATTCGTTACATCGCCCCGATTGCAATTGCAATCGTTCTGTTAAGCTCCATTGGGTTCATTTAA
- a CDS encoding DUF378 domain-containing protein codes for MSGIQRLALVFTIIGAINWGLIGFFQFDLVASIFGGQGSALARIIYGIVGIAGLINLGLLFKPSTEVARDPETRPTR; via the coding sequence ATGAGTGGTATTCAGCGATTAGCACTTGTTTTTACTATTATCGGAGCCATCAATTGGGGACTAATTGGATTTTTCCAATTTGATTTAGTAGCGTCTATATTCGGTGGACAAGGTTCGGCATTAGCACGAATTATCTACGGAATAGTAGGGATTGCTGGTTTAATAAATCTTGGTCTTCTCTTTAAGCCAAGTACTGAAGTTGCAAGAGATCCTGAAACACGTCCAACCCGCTAA
- a CDS encoding glucose-6-phosphate isomerase has product MAYVRFDYSKALAFFGQHEMTYLQDAVKLVHHSLHEMTGQGNAFLGWLDLPTDYDQEEFSRIKKAAADIQRHSDILLVIGIGGSYLGARAAIEMLQHSFYNSLSSGKRKTPQIVFVGHNISSTYMQDLMDVLADKDFSINVISKSGTTTEPALAFRIFRKLLEQKYGKKEAKQRIFVTTDPVKGALKKVATEEGLETFMIPNDIGGRYSVLTAVGLLPIAVCGINIDNVMQGAKTAHSELSSSELDQNQAYQYAVVRNILYHKGKTVEMLVSYEPGLQYFAEWWKQLFGESDGKDGKGIFPAAANFSTDLHSLGQYIQEGRRQLFETVIKVERARHELTIEALESNLDGLNYLAGKTIDYVNNKAFEGTLLAHTDGGVPNVVLTIPAMDAYTFGYLVYFFEKACAMGGYLLGVNPFNQPGVEAYKLNMFALLGKPGYEAKKEELELRL; this is encoded by the coding sequence ATGGCCTATGTACGTTTCGATTATTCAAAAGCGTTGGCTTTTTTTGGACAACATGAAATGACATATTTACAGGATGCTGTAAAACTGGTACATCATTCTCTGCACGAAATGACAGGACAAGGCAATGCATTTCTTGGTTGGCTCGATTTACCTACCGATTATGATCAAGAAGAGTTTTCACGAATTAAAAAGGCAGCTGCTGATATACAACGTCATTCAGATATTTTACTTGTCATTGGAATTGGCGGCTCGTATTTAGGTGCTCGTGCTGCGATTGAAATGTTGCAGCATAGCTTCTATAACTCATTGTCTTCGGGGAAAAGAAAAACACCGCAAATTGTATTTGTCGGCCATAATATTAGTTCTACATATATGCAAGATTTAATGGATGTATTAGCAGATAAAGACTTTTCTATTAATGTCATTTCCAAATCAGGAACGACAACAGAGCCTGCGCTTGCTTTTCGTATTTTCCGTAAGTTATTAGAGCAGAAATATGGAAAGAAAGAAGCGAAACAACGTATTTTTGTGACTACGGATCCCGTAAAGGGAGCTTTGAAAAAAGTCGCTACGGAAGAAGGATTGGAAACGTTTATGATTCCAAATGATATCGGAGGGAGATATTCCGTGTTAACGGCAGTCGGTTTATTACCTATTGCTGTTTGTGGAATCAATATTGATAACGTTATGCAAGGAGCGAAAACAGCTCATAGCGAGCTGAGTTCTTCTGAGCTTGATCAAAATCAGGCCTATCAATATGCAGTTGTGCGAAATATTTTATATCATAAAGGAAAAACAGTTGAAATGCTCGTTAGTTATGAACCAGGTTTACAGTACTTTGCTGAATGGTGGAAGCAGTTATTTGGTGAGAGCGATGGCAAGGATGGAAAAGGAATCTTTCCAGCAGCGGCTAATTTTTCAACTGATCTTCATTCTTTAGGACAATACATTCAAGAAGGACGTCGTCAATTATTTGAAACAGTCATTAAGGTAGAACGAGCGAGGCATGAACTTACTATCGAAGCGCTTGAATCTAATTTAGATGGCTTGAACTATTTAGCTGGTAAAACAATTGATTATGTAAATAATAAAGCATTTGAAGGAACATTGCTTGCTCATACAGACGGAGGAGTTCCCAATGTAGTACTGACGATTCCAGCGATGGATGCCTATACGTTTGGTTATCTCGTCTACTTTTTTGAAAAAGCATGTGCAATGGGAGGATATCTTTTAGGCGTTAATCCATTTAATCAGCCAGGTGTGGAAGCGTATAAGTTGAATATGTTTGCTCTTCTAGGTAAACCAGGTTATGAAGCTAAAAAAGAGGAATTAGAGCTGCGCTTATAA
- a CDS encoding alpha/beta fold hydrolase, giving the protein MTIKGIETVGNIDIYFEQYRSESPHQTIILLHGFLSSSFSYRKLIPYLTPDFNIITVDLPPFGQSGKTYRYTYSFENIARSIIELIEAKGLQSICLIGHSMGGQIALQLASIRPDLVQRIVLLCSSGYLPSFPRKMKALSYLPFFSLGVRHYLAKSGLEKNLKKVVYNQDLIDDTMRQGYLQPFTEGRQIFRALGRMVRDKRVDLLKEDLQKIHAPCLLIWGREDKVVPLKTGKRLASDLPNANLVILDDTGHLLPEEKPTEVASYIKNFFIEKS; this is encoded by the coding sequence ATGACAATAAAAGGAATAGAGACAGTCGGAAATATAGATATTTATTTTGAACAATACAGAAGTGAATCACCCCATCAAACGATTATATTACTGCACGGTTTCTTATCATCGAGCTTTAGCTATCGTAAGCTAATTCCTTATTTAACACCCGACTTTAATATCATTACCGTCGATTTACCTCCATTTGGACAAAGCGGGAAAACATATCGTTATACATATTCGTTTGAAAACATCGCACGCTCAATCATTGAATTGATAGAAGCAAAAGGGCTGCAATCTATTTGCCTCATTGGTCATTCAATGGGGGGACAAATTGCGTTGCAGCTCGCAAGCATTCGCCCTGACCTCGTGCAGCGAATCGTCCTTTTATGCAGTTCCGGCTACTTGCCTAGCTTTCCGCGTAAAATGAAGGCGCTCAGTTACTTACCGTTTTTTTCACTAGGTGTTCGGCATTACCTTGCTAAATCTGGACTTGAAAAAAACCTCAAAAAAGTCGTGTACAATCAAGATCTTATTGATGATACGATGCGACAAGGGTATCTGCAACCATTTACAGAGGGGAGACAAATTTTTCGTGCCTTAGGCCGAATGGTACGCGATAAGAGGGTAGATTTATTAAAAGAAGATTTACAAAAAATCCATGCACCATGCTTGCTCATCTGGGGACGTGAGGATAAAGTAGTTCCACTTAAGACCGGAAAACGGCTAGCCTCAGATTTACCCAATGCTAATCTTGTCATCCTAGATGATACAGGCCATCTCTTACCAGAAGAAAAACCAACAGAAGTCGCCTCTTATATTAAAAACTTCTTTATAGAAAAAAGCTGA
- a CDS encoding DUF1871 family protein translates to MDRQQMTLSLVRVLQEWDPFEVGSENYEPEIADAVLAVSDIEDVQSLARRLKEIYEFSFDEPLDFQACLAVAEKLIMIRTNTSCTL, encoded by the coding sequence ATGGATAGGCAACAAATGACTTTGTCCCTTGTCCGTGTTCTGCAGGAATGGGACCCGTTTGAAGTAGGTAGTGAAAACTATGAACCGGAAATAGCAGATGCTGTTCTTGCTGTTTCAGATATTGAAGATGTTCAAAGCTTAGCCAGAAGGTTAAAAGAAATTTATGAATTTTCATTTGATGAACCTCTTGATTTTCAAGCGTGCTTAGCTGTTGCTGAGAAGCTGATTATGATTCGAACTAATACAAGCTGTACTTTATAG
- a CDS encoding iron-containing alcohol dehydrogenase — protein MKNFTFKNPTKIIFGKGQLNTLPKEVSFFGRKVLLVYGGGSIKRNGVYEEVLSQLTQIDAEVFELSGVEPNPRISTVRKGVELCKKEGIEFILAVGGGSVIDCTKAIAAGAKYEGDPWDIVTRKTMVQGALPFGTVLTLAATGSEMNSGSVITNWETKEKVGWGSPHTYPQFSILDPVYTFTVPKDQTVYGIVDIMSHVFEQYFHPATYAPIQDRFCESLLLTVIESAPKLLEKLDDYDHRATILYAGTLALNGSLGVGYRGDWATHNIEHAVSAVYDIPHGGGLAILFPHWMRHVLPDNVARFKQFAIQVFGVNPEGKTDEETALEGVASLSAFWRSLGAPTRLADYGIDDAQLETMADKAMVYGEFGQFKVLNREDVLSILRASL, from the coding sequence ATGAAAAATTTTACTTTTAAAAATCCAACAAAAATTATTTTTGGTAAAGGTCAATTGAATACTTTACCGAAAGAAGTCTCCTTTTTTGGCCGGAAGGTGTTACTTGTGTATGGAGGAGGGAGCATTAAGAGGAACGGTGTATATGAAGAGGTTCTATCTCAGTTAACTCAAATCGATGCGGAAGTGTTTGAGTTGAGCGGAGTGGAGCCAAATCCGCGGATATCAACGGTTCGAAAAGGTGTTGAGCTCTGTAAAAAGGAGGGCATCGAGTTTATTTTAGCTGTTGGCGGAGGAAGTGTGATTGATTGTACAAAAGCGATTGCGGCAGGGGCTAAATATGAAGGAGACCCTTGGGATATTGTTACTAGAAAAACAATGGTCCAAGGTGCTTTGCCATTTGGAACCGTGTTAACATTAGCGGCAACTGGTTCTGAAATGAATTCTGGTTCCGTTATTACAAATTGGGAAACAAAGGAGAAGGTAGGCTGGGGCAGTCCGCATACATATCCACAGTTTTCTATTCTAGACCCTGTTTATACATTTACAGTTCCGAAAGATCAAACGGTTTATGGGATTGTAGATATTATGAGCCATGTGTTTGAGCAATATTTTCATCCGGCAACTTATGCCCCGATACAAGATCGTTTTTGTGAGTCTCTCCTGTTGACGGTTATAGAATCAGCTCCTAAATTATTAGAAAAGTTAGATGATTATGATCACCGTGCGACCATTCTGTATGCAGGTACACTTGCTTTAAATGGTTCGCTTGGAGTCGGCTATCGCGGTGATTGGGCGACTCATAATATTGAGCATGCTGTTTCGGCTGTTTATGATATCCCGCATGGTGGTGGGTTAGCCATTCTATTCCCGCATTGGATGAGACATGTATTACCTGATAATGTAGCACGCTTTAAGCAATTCGCTATCCAAGTTTTTGGAGTGAATCCAGAAGGTAAAACAGATGAAGAAACGGCACTGGAAGGAGTTGCATCGTTGTCTGCATTTTGGCGTAGTTTAGGTGCTCCGACTCGCTTAGCTGACTATGGAATCGATGATGCTCAATTAGAGACGATGGCTGATAAAGCGATGGTCTATGGTGAATTTGGTCAATTTAAAGTATTGAATCGTGAGGATGTTCTGTCTATTTTACGTGCTTCTTTATAA